The Methylocella tundrae genome contains the following window.
TCGTTCAGCCAGGTCCTGGCGGCGCGCCATCGCGCGGACGCATCGACGTGCTGCCGACCGGCCGCAATCTCTATGGGGTCGATCCGCGCGCGGTTCCAACCCGCACCGCCTGGGAGATCGGTCAGCGCGCCGCTCAGGAAGTGCTGAGCCGCCATGCGCAGGACAATGGCGAATGGCCAAAGAGAATCGTCATGGATCTTTGGGCCAGCGCCACCATGCGCACCGGAGGCGATGATCTCGCGCAGGCGTTGGCCTTGCTTGGCGTCAAGCCGGTCTGGGACAACGCCTCCTCCCGCGTCACCGGTTTCGAGATCATCTCTCCGGCAAGACTCGACCGCCCCCGCGTCGACGTGACGCTGCGCATCTCGGGGCTCTTTCGTGATGTCTTTCCGGCCCAGATCGCGCTTTTCGACTCGGCCGTACGCGCCGTCTCTGAAATCGATGAAGATGACGAGGCTAATCCTTTGGCGGCGGCGCGGCGTGCGGCCGGCGTCGCGCCTTCGCGCATCTTCGGCGCCGCGCCATCGGCCTATGGCCTCGGACTTTCCCGCGCAATGGACGCAGACGCCACGCTGTCGCGCGAAGAACTTGGCCAGCTCTATCTCGATGCGACTTCGCACGCCTATGGCGGCGCCCGCGGCGAAGGGATCGCGAGCCCCGGCTTTACCGAGCGCGTCGCAAGCGCCGACGCAATGATCCATGTGCAGGACCAGGATGAACAGGATCTTCTCGACTCCGATGCGATCGTCGATCATGAAGGCGGCTTCGCCGCGGCCGCGCAATTGCTTGGCAATGATGCGCCGATCTATCATGTGGAGACGACGCGGCCCGGCGCGATAAAGGTGCGAACATTGCCCGAGGAAGTCGCCCGGATCGTGCGCGGCAGGGCCAGCAATCCGCGCTGGATCAGAGGCCAGATGCGCCACGGCCATCGTGGCGGCGCCGAGATCGCGGAGACCGTCGATCATCTTTTCACGCTCGCCGTCATGAGCGACGCCGTCTCGAGCCAGCATTTCGAGCTGCTTTTTGACGCCACCTGCGGCGATCCAGACGTGCGCGATTTTCTTGTCGCTGAAAACCCGAAAGCGGCGCTCTGCATCCTGGCCCGCTTTGAAGCGGCGCTGCGGCGCGGCTTCTGGCAAGGCCGGCGCAATTCCACGCTCGACACTCTCGCATCGATGCGGAAAAGCCTTTCATGCTAATTCGCTCCGAATTGCGCAAAGGCTGGTGCCCCGGCGCGCTCTCCCCGATGCTGGCGAAAGATGGTTTTCTCCTGCGCTTGCGCATCAGCGGCGGCATTGTCGGCGCCGCAACGATGCGCGCGATCGCCAACGCTTCGCGCTCCTGTGGCAATCGTCTCATCGATCTTTCCGCGCGTGGCAATCTGCAGTTGCGCGGCGTATCTCAACCCACGCTCGCCGCTCTTACAGAAAGGCTGAGCGAGCTCGGCCTCATCGATGAAGATCCGGCCGCCGAAGCCATACGCAACGTGATGGTCAGCCCGCTCGCCGGCCTTGGCGCCGCGATTGACGTCGGCCCGATCGGCAAGGCGCTCGAAGCCGCGCTCGTCGCGGCGGTTGATCTGCATCGCCTGCCCGGCAAATTCGGCTTTCTGATCGATGATGGCGGCGCGCTTTCGCTCGAGGACGAGCCCGCCGACATCCGCTTCGCCTATCGCAAAGCGCATGATGACTTCGCGATTTCGATTGGTGGCGTATCGAGCGACGCGGTTAGTCTCGGTTTTTGCGCGCCCAACAGGGTCGTCGCAGCGGCCATCGATCTCGCCCGCGCCTTTCTCGCAATTGGCGCGGCTTTGCCGGAGCCACCGCGAAGAATGATGGACCTCATATCACAATGCGGTTCCGCCATCATCGCCGAATCCGCCGGCCTCACTCTGACGCCAGCGCGACAACAGGGCCGCATCGAGGCGCCTTCCCCGGTCGGACTGATCAGCTTTGACGACTCATTTTGCTTTGGCGCCGGCGCGCCCTTTGGCCGACTCACCGCCGACATGCTTGACGCGGCCGCTCAGGCTGCGGAGGCTTATGCGGCGGCCGAGATCAGATTGACGCCCTGGCGCTCGCTGCTCCTGCCGCATGTGGACGCCTCAGCGAACGACGCTTTGCGGCGTCATTTCACAGCGGCAAATTTCATCGTCGCTCCCGACGATGCGCGGCTTCGCCTTGCGGCCTGCGGCGGCGCTCCTGCCTGCGAACGCGCGACGACGCAAACGCGCGAGGATGCGTTGGCGCTTGCGGCCATCGCGCGACGGTTCAACGGCGCCGGCATTGCCTTGCACGTGTCCGGCTGTCAAAAGGGCTGCGCCAGGCCGCGGCCAACGCCGGTGACGCTGGTCGGCAGGGGCGGCCTTTACGATCTCATCATCAACGGGACGCCCTGCGATCCAAGCGCCGCGCAAAACCTTACCTTGACGGCGGCGCGCGACATGCTGGAAACCATGACGCATGGCGTTGACGAAAACGCGAAAAGCAAATGCATATGAACGCGCAGCAAATTGGACATCGCTTCGACTATATTCGCGACGGCGCGGAGATTTACCGGCGCTCCTTTGCGACGATACGCGCCGAAGCTGACCTGACGCGCTTCACGTCGGATGAAGAGACGGTCGCCGTGCGCGTCATTCATGCTTGCGGCATGGTTGAGGTCGGCAACGATCTTTTCTTTTCGCCAAACGCAGCGGCTCTGGCGCGCCGCGCGCTGCGCGATGGCGCGCCGATCCTTTGCGACTCCAAGATGGTCGCAGATGGCGTGACAAGATCGCGCCTGCCGAGCCGCAATGAAGTCATCTGCACGCTCGATCACCCCGCCGTCGCCGAGCTCGCACGAGAGATCGGCAATACCCGGAGCGCCGCGGCGCTGGAGCTCTGGCGCGAGCGGCTGAGCGGCGCCATCGTCGCCATCGGCAATGCGCCGACGGCTCTGTTTCATCTGATCGACATGCTGGAGCACTTGTCCGCGCGGCCCGCCTGCATCATCGGCATGCCGGTCGGCTTTGTCGGCGCGGCGGAATCAAAAGAAGCGCTGATCGAACTGGCGCCGGCGCCTTACATCACTGTGCGGGGACGCAAGGGCGGGAGCGCCATGACGGCGGCCGCCCTCAACGCGCTGGCGGGGGACGCCGAATGATCGCGTCAGCGCCTGCTACCGGGCGGCTTTACGGCGTTGGGCTCGGCCCCGGCGATCCTGATCTTTTAACCGTGAAGGCGACCAAGATTCTGGGCTCCGCGCCCGTCGTCGCCTATTTCGCCAAGAAAGGCCGGCGCGGACAGGCGCGCGCCATCGTCGACCGCTGGCTCTGTCCGGCATGCCTCGAACTGCCACTCCTCTATCCCATAACGACGGAAAAGCATTTCAGCGATCCCGTCTATGTCGAGACATTGCGCGCCTTCTATGAGGACGCGACGCAAAGGATAGCGGATCATCTGTCGGCCGGCCGGGACGTCGCCCTCATCTGCGAGGGCGATCCCCTATTTTATGGTTCGTTCATGCATCTTTACGTACGGCTGAAGGACCGCTTCGCTGTGGAAGTCATTCCTGGCGTCACGGGCATGTCCGGCTGCTGGAGCGCCGCCAAAGTTCCGATCACCTGGGGCGACGACGTGTTGAGCGTTCTGCCCGCTACGCTCGGCGGAGAGGATCTCGCGCAGCGCCTTGGGGCGTGCGACGCCGCCATCATCATGAAGCTCGGCGCCAATCTCGGCAAAGTCCGTGCGGCGATCCGCGAGGCCGGCCGCGAGGGCGCCGCGATCTATGTCGAACATGGCACGCAGGAAGCCGAAAAGATCATCCGCCTTGAAGACAAGACCGACGATCTCGCGCCCTATTTTTCGATGATCCTCATCCCGGGTCAAGGCAGGCGGCCATGAGCGCGGCGAACAGCGCCCCCGGCTCGCTGCGCGTCGTCGGACTGGGCCCCGGCCTTGCGGAGTGGATCACGCCGGAGGCCTCGAAGATTCTAGCGGAGGCGACTGATCTTGTCGGCTATGCGCCCTATGTCGAACGCTGCCCGCAGCGCGCCGGGCAAGTGCGGCACGGCAGCGACAACAGGGTCGAGCTCGATCGCGCGCGCGCCGCCTTGCGCCTCGCCCAGGAGGGCCGTCATGTCGCCGTGGTGTCGGGGGGCGATCCTGGCGTTTTCGCCATGGCCGCGGCGGTGTTCGAGGCGATCGATCACGGCGAGCCGGCATGGCGCGAGATCGACGTCGCAGTGTCGCCCGGCATCTCCGCGATGCAGGCGGCGGCGGCGCGATTGGGCGCGCCGCTCGGTCATGATTTCTGCGCGATCTCTTTGTCGGATAATCTCAAGCCTTGGGCGCTCGTCGAGAAAAGATTGATTGCCGCGGCGCAAGGCGATTTCGTCATGGCCTTCTATAATCCGGCCTCACGAACACGCCGCGATCAGATCCGCGCCGCCTTTGCTTTGCTGCGTCAGCACAAGGCGGAGCGGACGCCGGTGATGTTCGCCAAATCCATCGGCCGCGCGGACGAGCGCCTCATCGTCACGACGCTTGCGGACGCCGAGCCCGGCCTTGCCGATATGGCGACACTGGTCATCATCGGATCAAGCGAAACCAAAGTGATCGTGCGAGGCGCGGGCGAACCTTTCGTCTACACGCCGCGCAGCGCCGGACGCGCGCCATGACGCAGGATCAGATCAAGCGCCTCCGCGGGATCATGCGAGGCGTTCAAGGCGTCATAGGGACGCTCGACCATGATCACGGGAAGGCGAAGCCGGCGCGCGGCAAGAATCTTGCCGAACACGGCCGGAGAGCCGCTGTTCTTCGCAACGATGACGTCAATCATTTCATCGCGCAGAAGGCGCTCTTCCGCATCGGCGTCAAAGGGCCCGCGCGCGGCGATGACGCGGCAATGCTGGAAAGCGGGCGCGACCGGATCGATGCTGCGGATGAGATAGAAATGCTGCTGCGCAGCCTCGAAGGCTGCGAGCTGCAACCGTCCGATGGCGAGAAAGACGCGGCGGCTTTTATCCCCGAGCGCGCCGACCGCGCTCGCCATGTCTGGAACCTCGATCCAGCGATCGCCAGTTTCCCGCGCCCAGGCAGGCCGCGACAATATGATGAGCGGAATATTGCTTCTTGCCGCAGCGGTCCGCGCGTTGCGCGAGATCTGTTCGGCAAAAGGATGGGTGGCGTCGACAAGGACGTCGATGCGCTCGGCTGCGAGATAGGCCGCAAGACCGTCCGCGCCGCCAAAGCCGCCGATACGCAAGGGTATAGGCGGCGCGACGGGCGCCCTGGTGCGTCCGGCGAAAGACATGATCGCCTCAATGTCGCTTCGCGCCGCGAGGAGCGTTGCGAGCGCGCTTGCCTCGGAGGCGCCGCCAAGCACGAGAACCCTCATCTTTCTGTCTCCAGCTCCTGTCCGCTCGCGCCATGACCGCGTCGCCTGCGCCCGGAAAGCCCTGGCTCTCCCTCATCGGCATCGGCGAGGACGGCGTCGACGGCCTCACTCCTGCCGCGCGAGAGCTGCTCGCGCAAGCCTCAATCGTCATCGGCGGCGCGCGCCATCTCGCGCTCGCCGGTCCCCTCGACGTCGAGACGATGATCTGGCCATCTCCGATCACGCAGGCCCTGCCCCGGATTCTGGCGCGGCGGGGGGAGCCGGTCTGTGTCCTTGCATCCGGCGATCCGTTTTTCTACGGCGTCGGCGCCCTTCTTTCGGCGCATGTCGCGCATGATGAAATGCTCTGCATTCCGTCGCCCTCGGCCTTCAGCCTCGCCGCGGCAAGGCTGCACTGGAGCCTGCAAAACTGCGATCTTATTTCACTCCATGGGCGCGACTTCGAACGCATCATCCCCGCCATCCAACCCGGCGGAAAACTCCTGTGCCTCTCCTGGGACGAGACGACCCCGCCACGCATTGCAACGCTTTTATGCGAGCGAGGACTGGGGACGTCACGCATCACCGTCATGGAGGCGATGGGCGGCGAGAGAGAACGCATCCGGTCGAGCCTTGCTGAGGCCTTCGATATTGAGGAGATCAATCCGCTCAATCTGGTCGCCGTCGAAATTCCGCTTGAGCCGAGATCATGTTTTTTGCCGATCGGCGCCGGATTGGACGACGGCCTGTTTGAGCATGACGGTCAGCTGACCAAGCGCAATATCCGCGCCTTCACTTTGTCGGCGCTGACGCCCCGGCGCGGGGATCTGTTATGGGATATCGGCGCAGGCTCCGGCTCGATCGCCATCGAATGGCTGCTGCTCGACCCCGCCAATCGCGCCATAGCGATCGAAGCGCGCCCTGACCGGGCAGAGCGAATCGCGCGCAACGCCAGACATCTTGGCGCGCCGCAAATCGACGTCATTTGCGGCAAGGCGCCGGGTGCTCTCTCGAAGCTGCCGCCGCCGCAAGCAATCTTCATCGGCGGCGGCTCCAGCGATCCCTCCATCTTCGAGGCGGCTTTCGCGGCGCTGGCGCCAGGCGGGCGGCTCGTCATGAACGCCGTGACGCTTGAGGCTCAGGCGGAGCTTTTCCGCCGCTTCAAGACGCATGGCGGCGAACTGACGAAAATCGAGATCGCACGGGCCGATCCTCTTGGCGGTTTTCACGGCTGGCGCCCGGCCATGCCCATCACGCAATGGGCGGTGACGAAATGAAAATCGCAATCGGCGTCGGATGCCGAAAAAATTGCGCCAGCGAGACCATCGTGGCGCTGGTGCGCCGCGCCATCGCCCGCGCGCATTGCGAGGGGTCGGCCGCCGCTCTTTATTCGCATCAGGCGAAGGACTTGGAGCCCGGCCTGATCGAGGCGGCGGCAAAGCTTGAAATGCCGCTCGTCTTTCTTGATCCCAAGCTTCTCGACGAGGCGGCTCCACGAGCAGTGACACGATCGGAAAAAGTCATCGACATGTTCGGCCTGCCGTCGATCGCCGAGACCGCCGCGCTGGCCGGGGCGGGCGCCGGCGCCGAACTGATCCTTGCCCGCATCAGCGACTCCTGCGCCAGCTGCGCTATCGCGAAAGAGCGTCAGTCATGACCATTCATTTCATCGGCGCCGGACCCGGCGCGCCC
Protein-coding sequences here:
- a CDS encoding precorrin-2 C(20)-methyltransferase, coding for MIASAPATGRLYGVGLGPGDPDLLTVKATKILGSAPVVAYFAKKGRRGQARAIVDRWLCPACLELPLLYPITTEKHFSDPVYVETLRAFYEDATQRIADHLSAGRDVALICEGDPLFYGSFMHLYVRLKDRFAVEVIPGVTGMSGCWSAAKVPITWGDDVLSVLPATLGGEDLAQRLGACDAAIIMKLGANLGKVRAAIREAGREGAAIYVEHGTQEAEKIIRLEDKTDDLAPYFSMILIPGQGRRP
- a CDS encoding precorrin-8X methylmutase; this translates as MNAQQIGHRFDYIRDGAEIYRRSFATIRAEADLTRFTSDEETVAVRVIHACGMVEVGNDLFFSPNAAALARRALRDGAPILCDSKMVADGVTRSRLPSRNEVICTLDHPAVAELAREIGNTRSAAALELWRERLSGAIVAIGNAPTALFHLIDMLEHLSARPACIIGMPVGFVGAAESKEALIELAPAPYITVRGRKGGSAMTAAALNALAGDAE
- a CDS encoding cobalamin biosynthesis protein — its product is MKIAIGVGCRKNCASETIVALVRRAIARAHCEGSAAALYSHQAKDLEPGLIEAAAKLEMPLVFLDPKLLDEAAPRAVTRSEKVIDMFGLPSIAETAALAGAGAGAELILARISDSCASCAIAKERQS
- the cobJ gene encoding precorrin-3B C(17)-methyltransferase: MSAANSAPGSLRVVGLGPGLAEWITPEASKILAEATDLVGYAPYVERCPQRAGQVRHGSDNRVELDRARAALRLAQEGRHVAVVSGGDPGVFAMAAAVFEAIDHGEPAWREIDVAVSPGISAMQAAAARLGAPLGHDFCAISLSDNLKPWALVEKRLIAAAQGDFVMAFYNPASRTRRDQIRAAFALLRQHKAERTPVMFAKSIGRADERLIVTTLADAEPGLADMATLVIIGSSETKVIVRGAGEPFVYTPRSAGRAP
- the cobG gene encoding precorrin-3B synthase, which produces MLIRSELRKGWCPGALSPMLAKDGFLLRLRISGGIVGAATMRAIANASRSCGNRLIDLSARGNLQLRGVSQPTLAALTERLSELGLIDEDPAAEAIRNVMVSPLAGLGAAIDVGPIGKALEAALVAAVDLHRLPGKFGFLIDDGGALSLEDEPADIRFAYRKAHDDFAISIGGVSSDAVSLGFCAPNRVVAAAIDLARAFLAIGAALPEPPRRMMDLISQCGSAIIAESAGLTLTPARQQGRIEAPSPVGLISFDDSFCFGAGAPFGRLTADMLDAAAQAAEAYAAAEIRLTPWRSLLLPHVDASANDALRRHFTAANFIVAPDDARLRLAACGGAPACERATTQTREDALALAAIARRFNGAGIALHVSGCQKGCARPRPTPVTLVGRGGLYDLIINGTPCDPSAAQNLTLTAARDMLETMTHGVDENAKSKCI
- the cbiE gene encoding precorrin-6y C5,15-methyltransferase (decarboxylating) subunit CbiE, which gives rise to MTASPAPGKPWLSLIGIGEDGVDGLTPAARELLAQASIVIGGARHLALAGPLDVETMIWPSPITQALPRILARRGEPVCVLASGDPFFYGVGALLSAHVAHDEMLCIPSPSAFSLAAARLHWSLQNCDLISLHGRDFERIIPAIQPGGKLLCLSWDETTPPRIATLLCERGLGTSRITVMEAMGGERERIRSSLAEAFDIEEINPLNLVAVEIPLEPRSCFLPIGAGLDDGLFEHDGQLTKRNIRAFTLSALTPRRGDLLWDIGAGSGSIAIEWLLLDPANRAIAIEARPDRAERIARNARHLGAPQIDVICGKAPGALSKLPPPQAIFIGGGSSDPSIFEAAFAALAPGGRLVMNAVTLEAQAELFRRFKTHGGELTKIEIARADPLGGFHGWRPAMPITQWAVTK
- a CDS encoding cobalt-precorrin-6A reductase, producing the protein MRVLVLGGASEASALATLLAARSDIEAIMSFAGRTRAPVAPPIPLRIGGFGGADGLAAYLAAERIDVLVDATHPFAEQISRNARTAAARSNIPLIILSRPAWARETGDRWIEVPDMASAVGALGDKSRRVFLAIGRLQLAAFEAAQQHFYLIRSIDPVAPAFQHCRVIAARGPFDADAEERLLRDEMIDVIVAKNSGSPAVFGKILAARRLRLPVIMVERPYDALNASHDPAEALDLILRHGARPALRGV